The Brassica napus cultivar Da-Ae chromosome C7, Da-Ae, whole genome shotgun sequence genomic interval tataaacgcAGTATACTTATGGTAATTAATTAAACTCATTTGATATAGTGTTTGTCGTTAGTCTAAGGGGTTAGtcgaaatttgatttatattgcATGTTCAGAATAATAACAATAGGATAATGTATTGGTCCACGGACTGGTTTGATAATGGTTTACATCATGGCTATCTATAAATTGATTTTACATTTAATAAGGATTAAAAATTGGTCATGCTTACCATTCCGGTTTTGTAGGAGTTTTGGTTATATTAGTTGTGATATATTATTAAACCAtgttattagtaataaatgaatgataactGATTTCTAATGAagatccattttttttaaaaatcacacatgaataaAGGTGgtaacttctgttttaatatataagattcatTAAATAAGACATGGATAAATTTGTGgtgaaaattgtaaaagaaataaaataatactccCTTTGTTCCcgaaaataagattttctagagtattcacgcttattaaaaatttaataaatgtttataatttacacTCAATCCTCTAGAAAATAAATGtttctcaaaagtataaaaagtaccttaacaatatagaaaatctatctttgtggaacaagaaaaaaatctaaaaaatcttactttcgagAACGGAGAGAGTAGTGATTAGGCAGAAACTGGTGGTTTTGTGTCACTCCGTGCGAATCATATATAGTTTTTGAGTTatcataaatttgaaataaaatcacaaaatgAGAATGCAGCAGTTTAATGGCGATTACTTTGGCATCAAACTTAGTTGGTGAATCTCGAAATTACAAAAGTGTGCACCTAAAAGCTAATGATTGATTACTTCAAATGTAATGCAACAAAAAGAGAGCCGATATTATAGGAATGGACCTGAATCAATAAACACTAGAGGAAGCTGCGATGAAATTTCAcattgttttgtctttttcacATCTGATCATTTAATCTTGTAGTTTACACCATCACGCAAGTCTCAACGCAGCTTCTACGAAATTCCCTTGGAGAGAAAATATGGACCTCTTTTTTGGTTCCCTTGGAAATTCTGGGAAATGACATCAATACCGTCTTCTTGTCTAATTTTACATCttcatttttctcaaaatttaatcaaaattttattttattttttgcttgTTTGTTTCTTTCACTACAGTCAACATATAGAGATAACAAGATTCTGTCACACCAGCTAGGATTATGacattttctaatttaaaaaaagtCAAATTCAAAATGCTACTTCAATTCACAATATATACTTACTGATATTTTCACTGAGATAAATTcaccaattttattttatttttcggtttaTAGTTTTCAATTCCAAGAGATCTAAAACCTAATGTCCATATAGCTCCgtatttttttatgattatgtgTGTATATGCAAATAGTATAGAATAATTTAATAATGAGTGATTGTCCAAAACCAAAATGTGAATAAACTAAAATCCGGACACGATGGTACCACAACAAACAAAACTCATATATAATTGTGTATAtgcttttttaaatatatatagatggTGGCtttatcatattatatatagagGTGAGTTAGAGACTAAGTAGTAACACCACACCATATATAACATCAAAgaccaatatggcaactccccaAGATAAACTTTCCTCCAAATCTCTTAAATGGTTTTCCACCAAAGCCCTAAAACTAAACCTAAGTTTCCAAAACCGACGAGGGTCATCACCAAAATCCAATTCTTCTTCAAGCTTAAACTCTCCAAGAAGAAACACTGATgacaaaaacaacacaaaaagtCACCACTCCCATGACGAGCTCCGTCGAGTCTTCAGCCACTTCGACGTGAACAGCGACGGTAAGATCTCAGCCTTTGAGCTCAGAGACTACTTCGGATCTGTAGGTGAGTATATAACTCACGAGGCAGCTCAAGAGGCGATAAACGAAGTAGATACTGACGCTGATGGGTCTTTAGGTTTTGAGGATTTCGTTGGGTTGATGACAAGAAGAGATCTTGACGGTAACGGTGACGGTGGTGGAGAGTTGAAGACGGCGTTTGAGATGTTTGAGGTGGAGAAAGGGTCAGGATGTATAACACCAAAGGGTTTGCAAAATATGCTTACAAAGTTAGGGGAATCAAGAACGTATGGAGAGTGTGAAGCAATGATAAATTATTACGATATTGATGGTAATGGAGTTCTTGATTATCATGAGTTTCGGCAAATGATGAccgtttaatttaattaatttatgtttatttcatATTATCATGTTATTTTCTCGAAATGTTTATGAAGTGTTTTCTCTTTACAAAATTAATCTTTATGAAGTGCGTGTGTAGGTTTTATATTACGAGTGAGCTTAATTACTTgtgtattaataaattatatgaatgatatatttgtattttgagGTATGTTCACGGCtaagataattatttattttgagagTTTATATATacagacacatatatatatagagggtgattggtagttgttgtaggtgctgtccacagccctatttatttctaaagcaccaaattcagagcaatcaagttttaatttttttttttgaaaccacaacTCTAGAAATAATCTACAGCTGTACAAATGCTCTGCatagccaaatatccaaagcaattttttagtgttttcataaaattttacagcaataaaatttaaaaccacaacaaaaattctatagatttttttctacgggaaaaaattttaaagttacGGACCCTAGAAGATTTATGTTTCacgaaagcaaaaaaaaaaagacatatcgTTTGATAGATATGTTTACATGTATTGACTGACTGTAGTGGTAGGCTAGAAAGTGGTATGAGGGTATTTCCGTATTTAGCAATAATCTAATACTATAAACGAACTTTTCCTGCTTGACTATCAGGAAATAAAAAACGAACTTCTCCTGCATAGAATAAACCAATGAAAGTTGAAGAAGAATTTACTCAGACTTCGTCTCTGCTGGATATTTTGTCAGTTATCGTGTGTACATAAGGCCATCATTATCACTGTCTTCAAAGACCGTTTCTTAGTtttattaacattaaaaaaaaaaagaaattagctTAAATTTAAATGAACGTTTCTTATTTAGAGACGATTAAGAGACGGTTTTGTGAGACACGTGTTGCCCTTTGGGCCTTGTCTCtttgagaagagagagagagagagttgaagATCGATGGCTGAAGGCGTGATGATCCCCAGCAACTAAAGAAGAGAAGCCAGAGCTTCAGGCAGAGGCTACTTCTCTGGACCCTTTCTTCGACGCCTATCATCAGGCAGAAGCTGAATCCTAGCCTCCAATGTCACGAGATGTCTCTCCTCCGCCTCTTCGAGACTATCTCCGATGACTGCGTCACACTTGCCCTCATCCTGGTTAAAACTTTTGATCCTTGCTCCTCACTTTTCTTGTAGTTTATCGATCTGGGCTTGCGACGTTACTTACGATTTGTGGGTTTCACTAACGCAACTCAGATTAAATTGACTGATGTTACTGATCCCATGGTCAATGAGAAGGTTGCTGATCGGGTGAGCATTGAACTTGAACTCATTtgcattttttggttttgtaaagATGTGGTCAAACTTTGTAATTGGGGTTTCTCTGCATTGTGGGATTTATCAGGTAGGAGAGGATTTAGAAGGAGTTACCCACAAAGTTTACTTTGATATTCAGATCAATGGTTCACCTGAATGAGTTACCCACAAAGTTTACTTTGTTCCCTCTTCTTCATTGGGTTTGTAAGCTCTGTGTTTTTCCCAATTTGGTTTTAGCTTAATcagttcatatttattttgctaTGTTACTGGGTGAGATGGTAGGAGAGTGAGCTCCCGAGAGAATCCGACAGACACTTGACAACTAGTTCCTGTTCTTGTCTAAACCAAGCTTTTTGTTaaaagattcaagctttctTCTTTGTGTTTTGCTGAAACTCGAACTTGAAAAGATCCTTCCTTTTTCTTTGTACTTGAATCATGAACCCGAGCCGCTGATTCCTCAGTTTATAACTCATATGCAATGTGGGTTGTTTGGAGAGACAGTAAAGAATTAGGCTAATTCAATTTTTGATTTTGTATCTTCCTTGTTGCAGCGGAGGACTTCAGTGCTAGTTAACTTACTGAAACACTTAATGGGTTTATACAGGATGAGCTGCGTGATGTTGTTATGCTCGTGTTTGCTAACAAACAGGATCTTCCAAATGCCATGAACGCAGCTGAGATCACCGATAAGCTTGGTCTCCACTCTCTCCGTCAGCGTCACTGGCTCAATCTTCgttttgatttgttctcttgCTTATAACGTTTCTCTGATCAATTTGTTTCTCTTGCTTATAACGTTTCTCTTGCCAAACCgcaatttgtttaatttattttctttttatatgtgTGCAAGTTGTAATACTTTCTTATGTGTTCTTGTTGCTTGATTCTTGCAGGCGTAGAGGGAAAGATTGTGGTTGAGCTGATTTTGCTGGGCAAATTTGGATGCAGGGGCAAACAttatctgatttttttctttattgttctgttcttttttttttggtttcgggtaTGTGGATTTGATTTTGTGATCGTTGTTCTGATTGTGCAAGGAGGAGTCTCTTGCACGTAGAACATAGAAACTACCCTTTTATATAGTTTGTAATCAAAAATTTACTCTACTTATTTCTGCTTCACGTTTCATTGTTGAGATGATCTTGTTTCCTGTCAAAACATGTTGAGCATAACAAGTTCACCTTCTCTCATTCTCTCCAAACAAAAGAAGCAAACACATTTTGATCAAACGTTTGTCTCATGTTCTATCCATCTCACCAAACAAAACGACCAAACACATTCTGATCTAAACAAGTTCATGTTCTCTCCTTCTCTTGATCACAAATTTTAATCACAAAACCATCAAAAACAATTTCTATACGGTTTCTTCCTCGCAAAACACTTTAGATGGATCAATTGCTGAtatatttgatcaatattttgatcaaacacTTTGATCAAACTTTTGAGAATTTTACCATTCTACCGATATCCctactaatctttgtttttaagttttatatttaaatctatatttaaaatgttatcttttataatgttttatttaataaataaattttatctttaattaaataattttttttaagaacccctaAATAAAAGACTTGCATTGGAGTCACTCATTGTAGGAGTATCTTAGTTATGTCTCTTAACCTGACTTTAACtatttaaaagtattaaaaaattattaagggATCCAAGTAGGGGTTTTgagataatgatgctctaataaTATACTAGCTGACAAAAAGGTACCGTACTCGGATCTTATTTtcaaacaataaattaaaaccGTAAGAAACTAAGGCCACCATTAACCGGGGTGCTTACCCCGGTgcttaacatttaaaaaaaaaaaatggaagcaGTAGCGCTTAAACAAACGCAGTAAGCGTCGGTTGTTTTCACTGTTCGCGGgctccactgacacgtggcggtccgcgattgattcatttttaattttttttaatcagacgaaaacgaaaaaaaataaaaaaattaagcaccTCATTTGGGATGCTAGGGTTAATTATGCCCTAAGATTATCAGCAATGCATGTGTAGAGTGACACTAAAAATAGAAACTtcattctctctcttctctaacCTCTCACTACGAAgttcaaaaagaaaagttttgaTCTTAGAACATCATTATCCCTGAAACCCCAAATggggtttcttaatttttttttttttctttactttttcgaatttagaaaaaaaaaaaaaacgaaccaatCGTGAGCCGCCACGTGTTAGTGGGGCCCGCGAATAGTGGAAGAAACCCTTAAGAAACGACTACTATttagtagtttttgtaaccggtttcttaaaaaaatgtgGGTCATACGCGAGACCTACACGCTAAGAAACCCCGTAGTATCCCCGGATAAAGATGCTCTCAGGTGCCCGGTGGTCTTACCGTCGGTTACCAACTCTCttttttgcttttttgttttatatataccTTTGATCTTCGGATCGACTTTATGTTCCGGTAGCGGATCTCCTCTTCGCAAGGCGATTTTGGTGTGGAAAGTTCGACCACAGGGTTTGTTCTCCATTCTTATCTTCCTCTGTTTTGACTTTTGAGTTGAACCCCAAATAAAGTTTTGTTATTCTCACCTTTTGCGGATCTTCATTTTTATCCCTTCAACTTCTGACTGAACACCATATGAGTCGTCTCAACTGAACATTCTTCCATGAGAGTCAGTCTTTACCGCAGCATCTTACCATATCGGTTCAAGGTAAAGCTTCTTTTTCGAAGGATGATTGAGTTTTATGGGTCTCTGAAGTCCTTCGGAAGAGGATTTAGTAGAGTTGGTGTTTGACAACAGTCCAACAAAAAATCAATCTTCAACTGACTGAAGCTTCCCCCAGTTTAATTAACGACGAATATGGCCTCTTCGATCATGTAGTTAAGGTTGAGTGGAAGGTGATTAGGCATCTGCGTTTTAAAACAAGTTATGAGGCAGAGAAACTTCCGAGCAAAATCTCCTGGAGCTTTAGCGGTGATTGAGCAAGGTGAAGGCTGAGATTGCCATATACTCGCTTTGCTCTATTTCGAGGAGATGCTATGGCGGAGTAAGGATTTCGAGAAGCGTAGCAGAGCCGTGGTTCCGGCGGCGGAGCGGAAAGCGGTGGCCGCTAAAACTGAGATCTGCATGTTAAACATGTGTCGAAGCTGCCTCCTACTCGCGTTGGGAAAGATAATTTAAACATGGAATTGAAGAttctcgattttttttaaattttatggaCTGTAATTTAAATATCTTTGTTGGGGTTTTATGTAAAACGTGATGCCTACTGTAACTTGCCATATCTCTGCTTTGCTGCCGCAACAGTACACGTGTGGTGTTGTTGCTGTTTCTTCCCCAACGGATTTCCTTCTTTGGGTTTATGGGCCTAAAGATGTTTCTGTATAGTTTGGACTTTTGCCCCTTTGTTTTAACGTTGTTGGGCCATACCTTTTTGGGTTGGTTCCTTTATAAAATATCAgatagtgacaaaaaaaaacttggccCATTGGCAATGGTTCATTGAAACCGAAAGTTGACAAAAATCAGCAATGCATGTGTTCTTACATGTGttagattaaaaataaagagttgctaaaaaaaaaaattaaaaataaagaaattaaatataaattaacagaggagaagaaaatgttCTTCTTTGAGAAAATGTTCTTAGCTTTCTTTAACATGTGTCATTATACTATTGAtttcaacttttaaaaaatttaagtttaattGCAATATTAATTCATATGAATATTTTATGCATAAGAAACTCTAATATGAGCTCAACAATTGATTTTGGGCTTCAGACAACAAAAAAACATGCGCCCAATAAACATGTAATCGTTCATCACTCAAACTTGTTTCGTTGTAGCCAACGAACTATAAAGCGAATATGCCGCACTACTTAGACTATTTCCTAACGGTTCACaaaaatttactttatatttcactctaaaataaaataactctattatagagtgaatcATTAgagcaaattcaactctataataaagttacgagtgaaatatagagttttgttacttttttattccaaatatagagtgaaaaaacaacattactctatatttcattctattatagaataaccctattataaaatgaattattggagcaaattcaactttataatagagttactatATTTTACTGCGAAATATAGAAGAAATTTTTGTGTCCCATTGGAGATGCCCTTGCAACTTATTACAAGTGGCTAATGAACAAAGCGAACATAACAGCCACCATAGAATTGACTTCGGTAAATGCTAAATGCTCGGGGGTGCGATATTCACTCGTAGGATCAATGTTGATAACACAAATAGAATGTCGTCGTCATGGACTCATGGGCTTTTCCAATGTCTTATTTGAAGGAGACTGCAAAGCCCTTCGATAATTTACTCGGACAGGAGCACAATATAATACACACCAGATTACCGATTGGAACACACAACTTTCACATACAAATGTCTGTCAAGAACATCTCTGAAACATCTCTGGAAGAAGAAGTTTGATAACAAAACTTTCTGAAACATCTCTATTTCCTGTATGGTCGTGGTCGtgtatgttaaaatatttaaaagagttgattaaatattttattaccaATGTTATCAAATTgtatttatttgttaaaaaacaaaatgcgAATAACAGTctagtttttaaattaaacgtcattctattattttttttaacgcaGTTGCTAGTATACATTGATGAAGTTAACTCAGTTTTTGTGATGTACACACAAGCTGGAAAATTAATCGATTTAGATCGAAACGAATTATGATTATTTAAACTTTTGCTTTATTTACATCGATTTATTATTTAGACGCCGCCTAAACTTGTTTTAGAATAATCCCATCCAATCAGGACTACTTTCTGGAATCTAGAACACTAAAAGACCAATTTTATGTTAATAAgatattttaatgtatattataaagtttatacaTATCACAATTGAAATTTGATTTCTGTTCTGAGGTATAATATCTAACGAAATCAAAAGGAATATATCAAGTTAGAAATAAATCTTAAATAGCAAAATTGAACTGAAAACACATTATATCAACTATTCTTTTTTGTAAAAGGAAAATGTTAAATCCGGATTTATTAAAAACACAGACTTAACTTCCGGATAGGAGGTGCAGTCTACGGATAGGAGGTGCAGTCCACGGATAGACCCTCTCTCGGATATTCAAATAGGCCGAAAAGCAGTAGTTCATATCGTATAGGATGATCAGATATCTTAATTGCATATGGTAGATAGATCAAACCTGAAATATGGTGACACTCTAAACCCTTTCTCTTGCTACTCTGACCGGAAGCTCCCAAACTACCAGTCAATATATCAACTATTCTTGATTGTTGTCCATAATTATTACGTTTCTTGTTTCCAATTGAAATATTAATCTTAattaaaacctaaaaaaataGCATACTTTTGATTCAATATATTATAcagaattcaaaagaaaaatcataattttaattaacattCTAAAACAATATCAATTCAGACAGTAACACCGGGTCATGTGTTAATGTGAATTTTGCTTTTTCCGAATTTTACCGGGCTCGTTAGTGGGCTTTTATAGTATTACAAATAACGGACTTTGAATGGCAGACACTTTTAATATGATTGTCAACAATAATATTAACAAATTGAGGGCAAAAACGTAAATATGTAAAGGACTATTACGCGGTGTTGACCAAGGAAAGCCAGCGAAGATTGAGTTTAATCAAGTTGCAATTGCAATTTATGAGCTCAAAATCACTTCATTctcgtgattttttttttttacaataaccATGGTCCATGAAATAAAATGCTGCATACAATTTACAttagaaaaaatcaaatatgaaattggCTAGTAACTGATTTTGTGATCGGTTAGCGAATAAAACtaactattcattaaaaaacaattttgttgTCCTTTTAATGATATAAGACATGCATTTGcgtattaaattttttttttaatattattttgtatattatttctgTAATCAATCTTAAACTTTTGATATTAATGGAAACATTTACccaaaaagaatatttgtacaacaacaaaataaactCGATATAcatgtttaagatttaagaaaaaaaagtcaaactctctaattacaattTACACAGCCACATTAGAGGTGATTAACCTGGGTTTTTAATTTGGAGTTATTAACTCATgaacactttttattttttatttttttttaagctaAGAACCGACTCTTAGAACATGATTATTGGGGGTTCTTAGAAttaggttcttagcggaatataagatcCCGTCTCtgaacttttaactaaaaaagttaagaaccggctcttaaaactgttatttaagaaccggttcttagtttttttagttaaaaattaagagacggatttttatattccgctaagaaccccaccctAAGAACTCctcaataatcatgctcttatatcTATTATTTAACAGACGTTTGTTAGCTTTTCTTAGCCGACCCCAAAGAACCTAGATTAACGATGGTCTTACCCTACTCAGCTATCGAACTCAACTCCACCGTAAACTTCCTCCACCCTTTACCGCCACCACCACAGCCTCTTCCGCCGCAACTATTTCTTTTTACTCTCTTAACTCTACCACACTCACCACCAGAGACCTTTCTCGCATCACCATCATCGCCACAACTCCAACCACTTTTGCTAAGCGCGGAGCTCGCTTTAACCGCCAAAGCAGCCATTTCCTCTGCTCTTAATGGATGATTCAGCCATGTTAACGGTAAAACGAAGTAAAGCTCTCCAGGCCGGAGATCCTCGCTGCCACCGACTGCTAGAACTGCGTCGTCGAAGTTCATATCGTCTGAGTTACAAACAAAACTCGTGGGATTCTTCTGAAGAATCTGCCACACTTTTACAGGTGATGTAAACTCTTGTAACGTTCCGTCTGGTAATATTAGCTTCGCTGTGTCTGTTCTCCGAGATTCACTTGATCCGCAAGCTCCCATTTTCGTGTATATTTGACTCGTGAGTTTAAGAaggttgagagagagagagagagagagagagagagagagctgtgTTTTCAAGGAGATAACAAGCATCGTGGAGCTTTATATAGACAATGACTTAGCGAAATGGAACCTTGTGATTCGGAAACTTCAAGTAACTTTGGTTTTTGTCGTTTAGTGTTTCAAAATCAGACAGAACAGCTCACGTAATCTTGCTGTCTAAATGAATTTACAACATTACCCCTCATATGTGAATAGAGAACGTTGTGTTGAGACGTAACTAAGAGAAGAAAATAATGGTATTTTGGGAAAATAGACAAAACATAGGAGTGTAGACAAAATCAGAGCAAGGAGACAAGGCTTAGGTGGTTGGACGTTTATTCTCCGGCGGATGAGGTGCAAGGAAGCTCGGTTTATGGAGCATCACGTGAAGGCAACATGGACTTAAGCATGGGTCCAACTGAGTCGGGTCGGGTCTGGTCCCATTTAGATTCATTAGTTAACGAGAGATCGGGTCATTTAACTCTATGTACGTGCATAACcttaattgttttatttaattttggtatGAACGTGCATCAATAATGTAATCCAACTCTAagaaatcttttttctttttccaactTGAAATTATTGAATGTCTATCTATACAATATTAAGGTCCACTCAACCTCCATCAGCAATATACAGACTCATTGATAGGGAAATGCGCAACACCATAACTGCTAGGAGGAACAGGAAGCAATTCCAAGACCTCATGGCCAAGTGGATGCACTAACTTCGTTTAGCTCATCCAAATTTTGTTACTACcttgttttta includes:
- the LOC106394579 gene encoding ADP-ribosylation factor-like, which translates into the protein MSLLRLFETISDDCVTLALILIKLTDVTDPMVNEKVADRDELRDVVMLVFANKQDLPNAMNAAEITDKLGLHSLRQRHWLNLRFDLFSCL
- the LOC106425621 gene encoding probable calcium-binding protein CML41 isoform X3, which encodes MATPQDKLSSKSLKWFSTKALKLNLSFQNRRGSSPKSNSSSSLNSPRRNTDDKNNTKSHHSHDELRRVFSHFDVNSDGFEDFVGLMTRRDLDGNGDGGGELKTAFEMFEVEKGSGCITPKGLQNMLTKLGESRTYGECEAMINYYDIDGNGVLDYHEFRQMMTV
- the LOC106425644 gene encoding uncharacterized protein LOC106425644, whose protein sequence is MLVISLKTQLSLSLSLSLSLNLLKLTSQIYTKMGACGSSESRRTDTAKLILPDGTLQEFTSPVKVWQILQKNPTSFVCNSDDMNFDDAVLAVGGSEDLRPGELYFVLPLTWLNHPLRAEEMAALAVKASSALSKSGWSCGDDGDARKVSGGECGRVKRVKRNSCGGRGCGGGGKGWRKFTVELSSIAE
- the LOC106425621 gene encoding probable calcium-binding protein CML41 isoform X2, yielding MATPQDKLSSKSLKWFSTKALKLNLSFQNRRGSSPKSNSSSSLNSPRRNTDDKNNTKSHHSHDELRRVFSHFDVNSDGKISAFELRDYFGSVGFEDFVGLMTRRDLDGNGDGGGELKTAFEMFEVEKGSGCITPKGLQNMLTKLGESRTYGECEAMINYYDIDGNGVLDYHEFRQMMTV
- the LOC106425621 gene encoding probable calcium-binding protein CML41 isoform X1, encoding MATPQDKLSSKSLKWFSTKALKLNLSFQNRRGSSPKSNSSSSLNSPRRNTDDKNNTKSHHSHDELRRVFSHFDVNSDGKISAFELRDYFGSVGEYITHEAAQEAINEVDTDADGSLGFEDFVGLMTRRDLDGNGDGGGELKTAFEMFEVEKGSGCITPKGLQNMLTKLGESRTYGECEAMINYYDIDGNGVLDYHEFRQMMTV